One part of the Enterococcus sp. DIV1094 genome encodes these proteins:
- a CDS encoding glycosyltransferase family 4 protein → MNILMIGPSIDAKGGMSTVIKNMYEYEGEDQIKVVSNWHEKHRISLFLKNIFTIRKTIKEEKIDIVHFHVAQKGSFYRKSLLLFLLPKKVKSVFHIHASQFDLFYHEASRRKKRIIRKCLGRTDLIVAVSESWQKFYQKITDTPVEFVNNAVKMPQENQYQTTAKRILTLGRIGERKGSYDLLKVAKIVGEFYPEVVFELYGDGEVEHFRQLTRQLPNVKINGWVDQEEKGELFQRTLLHFLPSYNEGLPMAILETMSYGIPNITTNIGGIPQLIENNEDGLLTEPGDVEEMSHKILQYLGKVATEKARFSEKAFKKVKKDFSLDSYMEKWHRIYVRLMSQ, encoded by the coding sequence ATGAATATCTTAATGATAGGGCCTAGTATTGATGCGAAGGGCGGGATGTCAACAGTCATCAAGAATATGTATGAATATGAGGGAGAAGACCAAATCAAAGTGGTGAGTAATTGGCATGAGAAACACCGTATTTCACTATTTTTAAAAAATATCTTTACAATTAGAAAAACAATAAAAGAAGAGAAGATTGATATCGTACATTTCCACGTAGCACAAAAAGGAAGTTTTTATCGTAAGAGTTTATTACTATTTTTATTGCCTAAAAAGGTAAAATCAGTGTTCCACATCCATGCTTCACAATTTGACTTATTTTATCACGAAGCATCAAGACGAAAAAAAAGAATCATCAGAAAGTGCTTAGGTCGAACGGATTTGATTGTTGCAGTTTCTGAAAGTTGGCAGAAGTTTTACCAAAAAATAACTGATACACCGGTTGAATTCGTGAATAATGCAGTGAAAATGCCACAAGAAAATCAGTATCAGACGACAGCAAAGCGGATATTGACGCTAGGAAGAATCGGTGAGCGAAAAGGTTCCTATGATTTACTTAAAGTAGCAAAAATCGTGGGTGAGTTTTATCCAGAAGTCGTTTTTGAGTTATATGGAGATGGGGAAGTGGAACACTTTCGGCAGTTGACCCGTCAGTTACCAAATGTAAAAATCAATGGTTGGGTTGATCAGGAAGAAAAGGGTGAATTGTTTCAACGAACATTGTTACATTTCTTGCCCTCTTATAATGAAGGGCTACCGATGGCTATTTTAGAAACAATGAGCTATGGCATTCCCAACATTACGACTAACATTGGAGGAATCCCACAGCTCATTGAGAATAATGAGGATGGTTTATTGACGGAACCCGGTGATGTAGAAGAAATGAGTCACAAAATCCTCCAGTATCTCGGAAAAGTTGCGACTGAAAAAGCCAGATTTTCAGAAAAAGCTTTTAAAAAAGTAAAGAAGGATTTTAGTTTAGATAGCTATATGGAGAAGTGGCATCGTATTTACGTTCGTTTGATGTCGCAATGA
- a CDS encoding helix-turn-helix domain-containing protein, with translation MDIKHVYGKNIKKKITLVNILYNNHDWITTSELAEKTKLERKTTLKYIAELERDLELFDHSELTMEFSKGRGTFLHARDPLIIQKFILWLIKDNIAIKIIHTLFFENRLNITKWSYENYVSISTIRRTINELKKLFKTLNINITSKKSTYYISGKEHNIRYMFHEFFWNTYKGLYWPFKNISKNKLHDLLNDMSIEYGASFSIQAKEQLCFFMAINITRYFQNHYISLEEFDYNYQRINSELMENSQIQEMIKKHFLISDSEIQFWLFYFQTKGTFYRRFVNKTDIFGLHENYHTESHYYYTTFKTNFIEYFNLDLESLPDSEKIRFKTSAFAIHYKISIFPKIDKNPIEGDDVFEALYPQLLNRIDHFMELMYQETLNPIFLNNSFLRKKYALLYEIFHPLYYLEQKIQIYFEADYPSMIRWSLKKHIESMFSLYFNLNIYSIEELESNVSFYDEIDLVISTLPTNTQAHNFQKSSFIYLNYKNHFSEYDIHLIYKELQKLVLENYQHSIQTS, from the coding sequence ATGGACATCAAACACGTTTATGGGAAAAACATCAAGAAAAAAATCACATTAGTGAACATACTTTACAATAACCATGATTGGATCACTACAAGCGAATTGGCCGAAAAAACGAAGCTAGAAAGAAAAACTACGCTAAAATATATTGCTGAGTTAGAGAGGGATTTAGAATTATTCGATCATTCTGAACTAACGATGGAATTTTCAAAAGGTAGAGGAACGTTTTTGCATGCTAGAGATCCTTTAATCATTCAAAAATTTATTTTGTGGCTAATCAAAGATAATATAGCCATTAAAATCATTCATACTCTTTTTTTTGAGAATCGTTTGAATATTACAAAGTGGTCTTATGAGAATTATGTAAGTATTTCAACAATTAGAAGAACGATCAATGAATTAAAAAAGTTGTTTAAAACTTTAAATATCAATATAACTTCTAAAAAATCAACCTATTATATTTCTGGTAAAGAACACAATATACGATATATGTTTCATGAGTTTTTCTGGAATACGTATAAAGGATTGTATTGGCCTTTTAAAAATATATCAAAAAATAAACTTCATGATTTATTAAATGATATGAGCATCGAATATGGTGCTTCATTTAGCATCCAAGCAAAAGAACAATTATGTTTTTTTATGGCTATAAATATAACTAGATATTTTCAAAATCATTATATTTCATTAGAAGAATTTGATTACAATTACCAACGAATCAATTCAGAATTAATGGAAAATTCACAAATACAGGAGATGATAAAAAAGCATTTTCTCATTTCTGATTCAGAGATTCAATTTTGGTTGTTCTATTTCCAAACGAAAGGAACGTTTTATCGACGATTCGTCAACAAAACTGATATATTCGGTTTACACGAAAATTATCATACGGAGAGTCATTATTATTATACAACATTTAAAACTAATTTTATTGAATACTTCAACTTAGACCTTGAATCACTACCAGACAGCGAGAAAATAAGATTTAAAACAAGTGCTTTTGCAATCCACTACAAAATTTCAATTTTCCCGAAAATCGATAAGAATCCCATTGAAGGGGATGATGTATTCGAAGCACTATATCCACAACTTTTAAATCGTATTGATCATTTTATGGAGTTGATGTATCAAGAAACGCTAAATCCTATCTTTTTAAACAACTCATTTTTAAGAAAGAAATATGCTTTATTATATGAAATTTTTCACCCGCTCTATTATTTAGAACAGAAAATCCAAATCTATTTTGAAGCAGATTATCCCTCAATGATTCGTTGGTCATTGAAAAAACACATAGAATCAATGTTTAGTCTTTATTTCAATCTTAATATTTATTCGATTGAAGAATTAGAATCGAATGTCTCTTTCTATGATGAGATTGATTTAGTGATATCTACACTTCCGACGAATACACAAGCCCATAATTTTCAAAAGAGTTCGTTTATCTATTTAAATTATAAAAATCATTTTTCTGAGTACGACATTCATTTAATTTATAAAGAGTTACAAAAGCTAGTGTTAGAAAACTATCAACATTCAATTCAAACTAGCTAA
- a CDS encoding DUF4352 domain-containing protein, which translates to MKKLLLFSTILLLSLPILTSCKNTNNHATTTTSSSALDIETQKVDGIGKATVIDGLEITINKPEKKAITDEKGDKILYTFHVKGKNISSVTKGLGSIDFSLETKDGKQHSVSTNYTVFGQELDANQEIEGDLYFELNKNDSIEQLIYLVSDQKHIAWDLNKN; encoded by the coding sequence ATGAAGAAATTACTACTGTTTAGTACAATATTATTGTTATCCCTACCTATCTTAACTAGTTGCAAAAATACCAACAATCACGCAACAACAACTACTTCTAGTAGTGCCTTAGATATAGAAACTCAAAAAGTTGATGGTATAGGAAAAGCAACTGTTATTGATGGATTGGAAATCACGATAAATAAACCAGAGAAAAAAGCGATAACAGATGAAAAAGGAGATAAGATTCTATATACGTTCCATGTGAAAGGTAAAAATATCTCCTCAGTTACTAAAGGTTTAGGATCAATTGATTTTTCTCTAGAGACCAAAGATGGTAAACAACATAGTGTAAGTACAAACTACACTGTTTTTGGACAAGAATTAGATGCTAACCAAGAAATTGAAGGAGATCTTTATTTTGAATTGAACAAAAATGATTCCATCGAACAGCTAATTTATCTCGTAAGCGATCAAAAACATATAGCCTGGGATTTAAATAAAAATTAA